In a genomic window of Chryseobacterium sp. G0162:
- the infA gene encoding translation initiation factor IF-1, translating to MAKQKHIEQDGVITEALSNAQFRVELENGHILIAHISGKMRMHYIKLLPGDKVKLEMSPYDLTKGRITFRY from the coding sequence ATGGCAAAACAAAAACATATTGAACAAGACGGCGTTATAACGGAAGCACTTTCGAACGCTCAGTTCCGTGTAGAACTTGAAAATGGGCATATTCTTATTGCTCATATTTCTGGTAAAATGCGAATGCACTATATTAAACTTTTACCTGGTGATAAGGTAAAACTAGAAATGTCTCCCTATGATTTAACGAAAGGGAGGATCACATTTAGATATTAA
- the rpsK gene encoding 30S ribosomal protein S11: protein MAKQTKVVKKRKVKVEAIGEAHIQASFNNIIISLTNKNGEVISWASAGKMGFRGSKKNTPFAAQMAAENCSAVAHEAGLRRVKVFVKGPGAGRESAIRSIHNSGIEVSEIVDVTPMPHNGCRPPKRRRV, encoded by the coding sequence ATGGCAAAACAAACTAAAGTAGTTAAAAAAAGAAAAGTAAAAGTTGAAGCTATTGGTGAAGCTCATATTCAAGCTTCTTTCAATAACATCATCATTTCTTTAACAAATAAAAACGGAGAGGTTATCTCTTGGGCTTCTGCCGGTAAAATGGGATTCAGAGGTTCTAAAAAGAATACTCCATTTGCTGCTCAGATGGCAGCTGAAAATTGCTCTGCTGTAGCTCACGAAGCTGGTTTAAGAAGAGTAAAGGTGTTTGTGAAAGGTCCAGGTGCAGGTAGAGAATCTGCAATCAGATCTATCCACAATTCAGGAATTGAAGTTAGCGAAATCGTTGATGTGACTCCAATGCCACACAACGGATGTAGACCACCAAAAAGAAGAAGAGTTTAA
- the rplQ gene encoding 50S ribosomal protein L17, whose protein sequence is MRHGKKFNHLGRTASHRSALLSNMACSLIEHKRINTTVAKAKALRVYVEPLLTKAKEDTTHNRRVVFSYLQNKFAVAELFRTVAPKIAERNGGYTRIIKTGFRPGDAADMALIELVDFNELYNPNAEEKKATRRSRRSTPAKAAVVADAPVVEEKVEEAKADTTEEKTEE, encoded by the coding sequence ATGAGACACGGTAAAAAATTCAATCACTTAGGAAGAACAGCTTCTCACAGAAGTGCTTTACTTTCTAATATGGCTTGTTCTCTAATTGAGCATAAAAGAATCAACACTACTGTAGCTAAAGCTAAAGCTTTAAGAGTATATGTTGAGCCTCTATTAACAAAAGCAAAAGAAGATACTACACACAACAGAAGAGTAGTATTCTCTTACCTTCAAAATAAATTTGCGGTTGCTGAATTATTCAGAACTGTAGCTCCTAAAATCGCTGAAAGAAACGGTGGTTATACAAGAATCATTAAGACAGGTTTCAGACCAGGTGATGCTGCTGATATGGCTCTTATCGAATTGGTAGATTTCAACGAGCTTTACAACCCTAATGCTGAAGAGAAAAAAGCTACAAGAAGAAGCAGAAGATCTACACCAGCTAAAGCAGCAGTTGTTGCTGATGCTCCAGTTGTAGAAGAAAAAGTAGAAGAAGCTAAAGCTGACACTACTGAAGAAAAAACTGAAGAATAA
- a CDS encoding DNA-directed RNA polymerase subunit alpha, with product MAILQFIKPDKVILLNSDEFKGQFEFRPLEPGFGLTIGNALRRVLLSSLEGYAISSIKIEGVEHEFSTIPGVIEDVTEIILNLKQVRLKASAEGQANEQVVAKVSGQTIITAGDLGKSINGFEVLNPDLVICNLNTDVTFEITFNIEKGRGYVPSEQNKSNNAPVGTIAIDSIFTPIKKVQYSIENYRVEQKTDYEKLVLDIETDGSISPQNALTEASKILIYHFMLFSDERITLETEAVKASIQYDEETLHTRQLLKSKLADMDLSVRALNCLKAAEVETLGELVSYSKSDLMKFRNFGKKSLTELEELVHSKGLNFGFDVAKYKLDADK from the coding sequence ATGGCAATTTTACAATTCATAAAACCCGATAAAGTAATTTTACTTAACTCTGATGAATTTAAAGGTCAATTTGAATTCAGACCTTTAGAACCAGGTTTCGGGCTTACAATCGGTAATGCTTTGAGAAGAGTGTTGCTTTCTTCTCTGGAAGGATACGCTATTTCATCTATCAAAATAGAAGGTGTAGAGCACGAATTTTCAACTATTCCAGGAGTAATCGAAGACGTTACCGAAATTATTCTTAACCTAAAGCAGGTTAGATTAAAAGCTTCAGCAGAAGGCCAGGCTAACGAGCAGGTTGTTGCTAAAGTTTCAGGTCAAACGATTATTACTGCTGGTGATTTAGGAAAATCGATCAACGGATTCGAGGTTTTAAACCCGGATTTAGTGATTTGTAACCTAAATACTGATGTAACTTTCGAAATTACTTTCAATATTGAAAAAGGTAGAGGATATGTTCCTTCAGAACAAAATAAGTCAAACAATGCACCTGTAGGTACTATTGCTATTGACTCTATTTTCACGCCGATCAAGAAAGTACAGTATAGCATTGAAAATTATCGTGTAGAGCAAAAAACAGACTACGAAAAACTTGTATTAGATATAGAAACTGATGGGTCTATTAGCCCTCAGAATGCTTTAACAGAAGCTTCTAAGATATTAATTTATCACTTCATGTTATTCTCTGATGAGAGAATCACGCTTGAAACTGAAGCTGTAAAAGCATCTATTCAATATGATGAAGAAACTCTTCACACAAGACAACTTCTTAAGTCTAAATTAGCAGATATGGATCTTTCTGTAAGAGCCCTTAACTGTCTAAAAGCAGCGGAAGTAGAAACTCTTGGAGAATTGGTTTCTTACAGTAAGTCTGATTTGATGAAATTCAGAAATTTTGGTAAAAAATCTTTGACAGAACTAGAAGAATTAGTGCATTCAAAAGGTCTTAACTTCGGTTTCGACGTTGCAAAATATAAGTTAGACGCTGATAAATAA
- a CDS encoding response regulator transcription factor codes for MSISIAIVEDEKNYNNALKKVINYQQDMKVVAQFFDGNDALKNLPDISPNVVMMDIQLQDMLGIEIIEKLKKDMPETQFIMCTSFEDDEKIFNSLKAGAIGYLVKGESMDKILSSIRDVYNGGAPMSFSIARRVLQHFERTLSEIKGFDELTGREKEILELLSQGLLYKEIADKKCISMDTVKKHVGNIYRKLHVNNKVEAINKFNHFKN; via the coding sequence ATGAGCATTTCCATTGCCATAGTAGAAGACGAGAAGAACTACAACAATGCGTTGAAGAAGGTAATCAATTACCAACAGGATATGAAAGTAGTGGCTCAGTTCTTTGATGGGAATGATGCCCTGAAAAACCTTCCTGATATTTCTCCCAATGTTGTCATGATGGATATCCAGCTACAGGATATGCTGGGAATTGAAATCATTGAAAAGCTTAAAAAAGACATGCCCGAAACCCAGTTCATTATGTGTACCAGTTTTGAAGATGATGAAAAGATCTTTAATTCTTTAAAAGCTGGAGCCATAGGATACCTTGTGAAAGGAGAAAGCATGGACAAAATACTTTCCTCAATTCGGGATGTCTATAATGGAGGTGCTCCCATGAGCTTCTCTATTGCCCGGAGAGTTCTTCAGCATTTTGAAAGGACACTTTCCGAAATTAAAGGCTTCGATGAATTGACTGGCAGGGAAAAAGAAATTCTTGAACTTCTTTCACAGGGACTTCTCTACAAAGAAATTGCCGATAAAAAATGCATCAGTATGGATACTGTGAAAAAGCATGTGGGAAATATTTACCGAAAACTCCACGTCAATAATAAAGTGGAGGCTATTAATAAATTTAACCATTTTAAAAACTAA
- the rpsD gene encoding 30S ribosomal protein S4 produces the protein MARYIGPKTKIARKFGAAIYGDDKNFEKRKNQPPGQHGPNKRRGAKKSEYAVQLAEKQKAKYTYGILERQFANLFEKAHRSKGVTGEVLLQLCESRLDNVVYRLGFAKTRSGARQLVSHRHITVNGEILNIPSYLVKAGDVIAVREKSKSLEVVTNALASKSNYEWLQFNDEKKEGTFISAPERIQIPEDIKENLIVELYSK, from the coding sequence ATGGCAAGATATATTGGACCTAAAACTAAGATTGCTAGAAAGTTTGGTGCTGCAATCTACGGAGATGATAAGAACTTCGAAAAAAGAAAGAACCAACCGCCAGGACAACACGGTCCTAACAAGAGAAGAGGTGCTAAAAAATCAGAATATGCAGTTCAGTTAGCTGAAAAACAAAAAGCTAAATATACTTACGGTATTTTAGAAAGACAGTTTGCTAACTTATTTGAAAAAGCACACAGAAGTAAAGGTGTAACAGGGGAAGTTCTATTACAACTTTGTGAATCAAGATTGGATAACGTAGTATACAGATTAGGTTTTGCTAAAACTAGATCTGGTGCAAGACAATTAGTTTCTCACAGACACATTACTGTGAACGGAGAGATTCTTAATATCCCTTCTTATTTGGTAAAAGCTGGTGATGTAATCGCTGTAAGAGAAAAGTCTAAGTCTCTTGAAGTTGTTACCAATGCATTGGCTTCTAAGTCAAACTATGAGTGGTTACAATTCAACGATGAGAAGAAAGAAGGTACCTTCATTTCTGCTCCTGAAAGAATCCAAATTCCGGAGGACATTAAGGAGAACCTTATCGTCGAACTTTACTCTAAATAA
- the rpmJ gene encoding 50S ribosomal protein L36 — translation MKVRASIKKRSADCKIVRRKGVLFVINKKNPKFKQRQG, via the coding sequence ATGAAAGTAAGAGCATCAATTAAAAAAAGAAGCGCTGATTGCAAAATCGTACGCAGAAAAGGTGTACTATTCGTAATCAACAAGAAGAACCCAAAATTTAAACAAAGACAAGGTTAA
- the rpsM gene encoding 30S ribosomal protein S13 — MARIAGIDLPKNKRGVIGLTYIYGVGRNTSSEILKAAGISEDKKVNEWNDDELAAIRTYISENVKVEGELRSEVQLNIKRLMDIGCQRGIRHRLGLPLRGQRTKNNSRTRKGKRKTVANKKKASK; from the coding sequence ATGGCGAGAATTGCAGGTATTGATTTACCAAAAAACAAAAGAGGTGTTATCGGTTTAACTTACATCTATGGAGTAGGAAGAAATACTTCTTCTGAAATCCTTAAAGCTGCCGGTATCAGCGAAGACAAGAAAGTCAACGAATGGAATGACGATGAATTGGCTGCAATCAGAACATATATCTCTGAAAACGTAAAAGTAGAAGGAGAATTAAGATCTGAAGTGCAATTGAACATCAAGAGATTGATGGACATAGGATGCCAACGAGGAATACGTCACAGACTTGGATTACCTTTAAGAGGCCAGAGAACGAAAAACAACTCTAGAACACGTAAAGGGAAGAGAAAAACTGTTGCTAACAAGAAAAAAGCTAGTAAATAA